One segment of Rhodopirellula baltica SH 1 DNA contains the following:
- a CDS encoding SGNH/GDSL hydrolase family protein encodes MTPMILRSIGLLVAFSVFCTANAFAQDNSLPKFPESGPYQYEPKPDDPEFGKFFPAKAPEIGPLLLTKGDRLVIIGDSITEQKMYSRMIETYLTACMPHLEIETRQLGWSGETAAGFLRRMDSDCLRFEPTIATLCYGMNDARYRAYDVNNGHWYKDNYQHIVRRLKEAGVKVVLGSPGCAGKIATWVKAPACTLDEHNLNLCTLRDLGIEIAKEENVAFADLFWPMYVAQITAAKKYGTDEKPYQVTGNDGIHPPWAGQVIMAYGFLKSMGIREPIANLEVDLAATSAAGGDHHLLVEFASDDSSHKITFESHRYPFCATGKDNDENSIRSGMTLVPFNADLNQFLLTVSGLETDKTSVRWGDHSEEFTKEELAEGVNLAEHFEVNPFSKAFQAIDQAVAAKQAFETVQIKKIFHGEEGKKDLEAAVKSTEAKRAELVQAIQDAIVPVTHTVVITPTK; translated from the coding sequence ATGACACCCATGATTTTGCGAAGCATCGGATTGCTTGTCGCGTTTTCTGTCTTCTGCACCGCAAACGCATTCGCCCAAGACAATTCACTGCCGAAGTTCCCCGAGTCCGGACCGTATCAGTACGAGCCCAAACCGGATGACCCTGAGTTCGGCAAGTTCTTCCCGGCCAAGGCTCCTGAGATCGGCCCGTTGTTGCTGACCAAAGGCGATCGTCTGGTGATCATCGGAGATTCGATCACCGAGCAGAAAATGTATTCGCGGATGATCGAAACCTACCTGACCGCGTGCATGCCGCATCTGGAAATTGAAACGCGGCAACTTGGATGGAGCGGCGAAACCGCGGCCGGCTTCTTGCGCCGAATGGATTCGGATTGCTTGCGATTCGAACCTACCATCGCGACGCTTTGCTATGGGATGAACGACGCTCGCTATCGCGCCTACGACGTCAACAACGGACATTGGTACAAGGACAACTACCAACACATCGTTCGACGTTTGAAAGAAGCCGGTGTCAAGGTTGTTCTGGGGTCGCCAGGCTGCGCCGGAAAAATCGCCACCTGGGTGAAGGCTCCTGCGTGCACGTTGGATGAACACAACCTGAACCTATGCACGCTGCGAGACTTGGGAATCGAAATCGCGAAAGAAGAAAACGTCGCGTTCGCGGATCTTTTCTGGCCCATGTATGTGGCTCAGATCACGGCGGCCAAGAAGTACGGGACGGATGAAAAACCTTACCAGGTGACCGGCAACGACGGGATCCATCCGCCCTGGGCCGGCCAAGTCATCATGGCATACGGTTTCCTGAAATCGATGGGGATTCGTGAACCCATCGCGAATCTAGAGGTGGACTTAGCGGCGACTTCCGCAGCGGGCGGTGATCATCATTTGCTCGTCGAATTCGCGTCCGATGATTCTTCTCACAAAATCACTTTCGAAAGTCATCGCTATCCGTTTTGCGCGACCGGAAAAGACAACGACGAAAACAGCATTCGTTCCGGGATGACGTTGGTTCCGTTCAACGCTGATCTGAATCAGTTCTTGCTGACGGTCAGTGGTTTGGAAACCGACAAGACAAGTGTCCGTTGGGGAGACCACAGCGAAGAGTTCACGAAGGAGGAGCTGGCCGAAGGAGTGAACTTGGCCGAGCACTTCGAAGTCAATCCGTTCAGCAAAGCGTTTCAAGCGATCGATCAAGCGGTGGCCGCCAAACAGGCTTTTGAAACAGTTCAGATCAAGAAAATCTTCCATGGCGAAGAAGGCAAGAAGGATCTGGAGGCGGCAGTGAAAAGCACGGAAGCCAAACGGGCCGAGTTGGTGCAGGCGATTCAAGACGCAATCGTTCCGGTGACTCACACGGTTGTGATCACGCCGACGAAATAG
- a CDS encoding sulfatase — MNKFLVWSVVLAATLFVSESFAQDSSSRPNVLMICIDDLNDWVEPLGGHPQVQTPAMKALAERGMTFANAHCQSPLCNSSRTSLMLSLRPSTTGIYGLAPWFRDLPELKDRVALPQHFKAHGYRTYSAGKVYHGRYGRDKTEFDEIGPPGVAGVKPPQKLIPSTPVGDHPLMDWGVFDHRDEDKGDYKVADWVTEKLEAMPEDEPFFMSCGFFLPHVPCHVTPKWWELYDDETLQLPPYRSDDRLDCSPFSWYLHWELPEPRMSWLEAHNQQRNLVHSYLACISFVDSQVGRVLAALEGTPHRDNTIICLWSDHGWHLGEKNVTGKNTLWERSTHVPLIFAGPGIVHGRTQSPAELLDIYPTLSDLVGLPAPKDVEGLSLVPQIRSPEQIRETPAITDHNPGNQGIKGERYRLIRYADGSEELYDVIHDPNEFDNLIGRDEHADAAQRLRQFVRSDPAPLAKNSQHRVLEKKADGWYWEHKKIDPNNPPMSIAPNQPSDLSP, encoded by the coding sequence ATGAACAAGTTTCTTGTTTGGAGCGTCGTCCTTGCGGCGACGCTATTCGTTTCCGAGTCCTTTGCACAGGATTCATCCAGTCGTCCGAACGTCTTGATGATTTGCATCGACGATTTGAACGATTGGGTCGAACCGCTTGGTGGGCATCCTCAAGTTCAAACGCCAGCGATGAAGGCGTTGGCTGAACGTGGCATGACGTTTGCCAACGCACATTGCCAATCGCCGCTGTGCAATTCTTCGCGAACCAGTTTGATGCTCTCGCTGCGTCCTTCGACGACGGGCATTTACGGCTTGGCACCATGGTTTCGCGATTTGCCGGAACTGAAGGACCGCGTCGCGCTGCCACAGCACTTCAAAGCTCATGGTTATCGAACGTATTCGGCAGGCAAAGTTTATCACGGTCGCTATGGCCGAGACAAAACGGAATTTGATGAGATCGGACCGCCGGGCGTCGCCGGTGTGAAGCCGCCCCAGAAGTTGATCCCGTCGACACCGGTCGGTGATCACCCGCTGATGGACTGGGGAGTGTTCGATCACCGCGATGAAGACAAAGGCGATTACAAGGTCGCTGACTGGGTGACCGAGAAACTGGAGGCCATGCCCGAGGACGAACCGTTCTTCATGAGTTGCGGTTTCTTCTTGCCTCACGTCCCTTGCCATGTCACGCCGAAGTGGTGGGAACTGTATGACGATGAGACATTGCAGTTGCCACCCTACCGAAGCGACGATCGACTCGATTGTTCTCCGTTCAGTTGGTACCTGCACTGGGAGTTGCCCGAGCCAAGGATGAGTTGGTTGGAAGCTCACAACCAACAAAGGAATCTGGTGCACTCGTATTTGGCCTGCATCAGTTTTGTTGACAGCCAAGTCGGTCGCGTTCTGGCCGCACTTGAAGGGACGCCTCATCGAGACAACACGATCATTTGTTTATGGAGCGATCACGGATGGCACTTGGGTGAAAAGAATGTCACCGGAAAGAACACGTTGTGGGAACGTTCCACCCACGTGCCGTTGATTTTTGCGGGACCCGGAATCGTTCACGGAAGAACCCAGTCACCGGCGGAGCTGTTGGATATCTATCCCACACTTTCGGATCTGGTCGGATTGCCCGCTCCGAAGGATGTCGAAGGCCTGAGTTTGGTCCCGCAGATTCGGTCACCTGAACAAATTCGCGAAACACCTGCGATCACCGATCACAATCCAGGTAACCAAGGAATCAAGGGCGAGCGGTATCGCTTGATTCGCTACGCCGATGGCAGCGAAGAGCTCTACGACGTCATCCACGATCCGAACGAATTCGACAACCTGATCGGCCGCGACGAGCACGCTGACGCCGCGCAGCGACTGAGACAGTTCGTGCGATCGGATCCCGCACCATTGGCGAAGAACAGCCAGCACCGCGTGCTCGAGAAGAAGGCCGATGGTTGGTATTGGGAACACAAAAAGATCGATCCCAACAACCCACCCATGAGCATCGCTCCCAACCAACCGTCCGATTTGAGTCCCTGA
- a CDS encoding Gfo/Idh/MocA family protein, giving the protein MSIGIGIVGAGMISNFHAKAIADSTNGHLVGCYNRNTERAEEFVAKHGGRVFKTLEEMLADPEIGAVSVCTPSGAHAEPAIQAAEAGKHVMIEKPLEVTQERCDQIIAACEKAGVQLGVTFQSRFHESSRLMKKAVEEGRFGKITMGDAYVKWYRSQEYYDSGAWRGTWKLDGGGALMNQAIHSVDLLLWLMGDVSEVSAMASTMTHERIEVEDIVVATLKFKNGALGVIEATTTTYPGALKRIEIGGSEGSAILEEEDLTQWEFANETDEDEAIRKRMAGMTETGGGASDPSAIGHHGHTAVFNDFLDAITEGTSPQINGTEGRRSVALINVIYESARTGKTVQL; this is encoded by the coding sequence ATGAGCATCGGTATTGGCATCGTCGGCGCCGGAATGATCTCCAATTTTCATGCCAAAGCCATCGCGGATTCCACCAACGGGCACTTGGTGGGGTGTTACAACCGCAACACCGAACGAGCCGAAGAGTTCGTGGCAAAGCATGGTGGTCGCGTGTTCAAAACACTCGAGGAAATGCTCGCCGATCCCGAAATCGGTGCCGTTTCCGTTTGCACACCCAGTGGTGCTCACGCCGAACCAGCGATCCAGGCCGCGGAAGCCGGCAAACACGTGATGATCGAAAAACCGCTCGAAGTCACCCAAGAACGTTGTGACCAAATCATCGCTGCCTGTGAAAAAGCCGGTGTGCAATTGGGCGTGACCTTTCAAAGCCGTTTCCACGAATCTTCCCGGCTGATGAAGAAAGCCGTCGAGGAAGGCCGGTTCGGCAAAATCACGATGGGCGATGCCTACGTGAAGTGGTATCGCAGCCAAGAGTATTACGACAGCGGCGCGTGGCGAGGAACTTGGAAACTCGATGGCGGTGGAGCCTTGATGAACCAAGCCATCCACTCGGTCGATCTGCTGCTGTGGTTGATGGGTGACGTCAGCGAAGTCTCCGCGATGGCGTCGACCATGACACACGAACGCATCGAAGTCGAAGACATCGTGGTCGCGACGCTGAAATTCAAAAACGGTGCTCTGGGAGTCATTGAAGCCACCACGACAACCTATCCAGGGGCACTCAAGCGAATCGAGATCGGCGGCAGCGAAGGCAGCGCGATCTTGGAAGAAGAAGACCTCACGCAGTGGGAATTCGCAAACGAAACCGATGAGGACGAAGCCATCCGCAAACGCATGGCTGGCATGACCGAAACGGGCGGTGGAGCGAGCGACCCGTCCGCGATCGGGCACCACGGCCACACCGCCGTCTTCAACGATTTTCTCGATGCGATCACGGAGGGAACCAGCCCACAGATCAATGGCACCGAGGGCCGACGCAGTGTGGCGTTGATCAACGTGATTTACGAAAGTGCACGCACGGGCAAGACAGTGCAGCTATAA
- the mfd gene encoding transcription-repair coupling factor, with translation MAAFVTGGCFAPRFHPGSIAVPTASKNAAPMKLRSLRDVPAILDEKVGLGEVLSRKPKGSAKRKTKKSDDSVSLAFSGVWGGIRGLLAAALTRHHPHVLVLLPQAVDADIVAGDVSSFGIEDVVALPLSAGDGTGSSIRDADYAARLQVLQRLRARDQHSPKPLVVTSYIGAAIQRVPSVTSLEKATRELAVGDIVDPEVIRRWLAEAGFAAVTAVQVPGEFASRGGLLDVYSPDQPQPIRIEWFDDEIESIRRFDAATQRSSETLSKVELAAIGTQPVKSPFAEEENNDEPLDLVVDDTVGAEATIVDYLPEDTVVLVIDPSDCHQSSNALLARVAKTERFVSMRELLSELKSHKVVTGTSLAEGAPSDVVDLHTASADSFATSLDETKSKVDSVAAGHEVIVVGDTPADGQRLTELLEDTDAAKQGRLHMTVADLSGGFRLTDAEILVLTGAELFHRSPVRRAKTRTRGKPIDSFTQLTPGDLVIHLSHGIGLYRGLNSIEKNGQHQEHLTIEFDGGTKIHVPASRIQLVQRYVGGTKNRPKLAKIGGISWTNQKKAAEAAVTDMADELLELQAKRATRLGIPMSPDNEWQRQFDASFPYLETPDQLSAIEALKIDMEAPRPMDRLICGDVGFGKTEVAMRAAFKAVSSGYQVAVLVPTTVLAEQHYQSFRERMAEFPVEIRKLSRFCTPAEQRETVKEIRRGKADIVIGTHRVASKDVEFNNLGLVVIDEEQRFGVAVKERLKTQHSNVDVLTLSATPIPRTLHMALVGVRDISNLETPPAERMAVETKVTRWDDKMLRSAIVRELNRGGQMYFVHNRIGDMDDLAARIKAIVPELRIGIGHGQMEEGALEQVMVDFIDHKFDMLLATTIIESGLDIPNANTMFIDDGNRYGLSDLHQLRGRVGRYKHQAYCYLLVSPNKRLTPEASKRLRAIEEYSQMGAGFAISMRDLEIRGAGNLLGSQQSGHIAAVGYEMYCQLLEDAVRQAQKLPPKLSADVDIDLPIEAYLPEDYVPNLRHKIDLYRRMTRIEKAADVKAIREELEDRFGSPPPPAIRMLELCELRLDAASWGLVSLTTNDRFIVLQYSNRSRMNQLAKNSSIPIRIVDHEKAYIPIKDYDMSDPAGKAWLQLARAALWIG, from the coding sequence ATGGCAGCTTTCGTCACCGGAGGCTGTTTTGCACCCCGATTTCATCCAGGTTCCATCGCCGTGCCCACCGCTTCGAAAAACGCCGCCCCGATGAAGCTGCGCTCCCTTCGCGACGTCCCGGCCATCCTGGACGAAAAGGTTGGGCTGGGCGAGGTATTGAGCCGCAAGCCAAAGGGCAGTGCAAAACGGAAGACGAAAAAGTCCGACGATTCGGTTTCGCTCGCGTTTTCTGGTGTTTGGGGCGGGATCCGCGGTTTGCTGGCGGCCGCCTTGACCCGCCATCACCCGCATGTGTTGGTGTTGCTCCCGCAAGCCGTCGATGCGGACATCGTGGCGGGCGATGTTTCCTCGTTCGGGATCGAAGACGTGGTCGCGTTGCCGTTGTCGGCTGGCGACGGAACCGGCAGCTCCATTCGCGACGCCGATTACGCGGCTCGGCTGCAAGTGTTGCAGCGACTTCGGGCCCGCGATCAGCACTCGCCCAAACCGCTGGTCGTGACCTCTTACATCGGAGCCGCCATCCAGCGGGTGCCGTCGGTCACGAGTCTCGAAAAGGCCACCCGCGAATTGGCGGTTGGTGACATCGTTGATCCGGAAGTGATCCGGCGCTGGCTCGCCGAGGCCGGTTTCGCGGCGGTGACAGCGGTCCAGGTGCCGGGCGAATTTGCCAGTCGCGGTGGATTGCTCGACGTCTATTCGCCGGACCAACCTCAACCGATTCGAATCGAATGGTTCGATGACGAAATCGAATCCATCCGCCGATTCGACGCCGCCACGCAGCGGAGCAGCGAAACGCTCAGCAAGGTTGAGCTCGCCGCAATCGGAACCCAGCCGGTCAAAAGTCCGTTTGCGGAAGAGGAAAACAACGACGAACCCTTGGACCTCGTCGTCGATGACACCGTGGGTGCCGAAGCCACGATTGTCGACTACTTGCCCGAAGACACCGTGGTGTTGGTGATCGATCCATCGGATTGCCATCAATCGTCCAACGCTCTGCTCGCGCGAGTTGCCAAGACCGAACGCTTCGTTTCGATGAGGGAACTGCTTTCGGAACTGAAAAGTCACAAAGTCGTCACGGGCACGTCATTGGCCGAAGGAGCCCCAAGCGATGTCGTCGACTTGCACACCGCGAGTGCAGACAGCTTTGCAACATCACTCGACGAAACCAAATCGAAGGTCGATTCCGTGGCGGCCGGGCACGAAGTCATCGTGGTCGGTGACACTCCCGCCGATGGACAGCGGCTGACCGAGTTGCTCGAGGACACCGACGCGGCCAAACAAGGTCGCTTGCACATGACGGTCGCTGACCTCAGTGGCGGTTTCCGTTTGACCGACGCTGAGATTTTGGTGCTCACCGGCGCGGAGCTATTCCACCGCAGCCCGGTACGTCGAGCGAAGACACGGACTCGCGGCAAACCGATCGATTCGTTCACGCAGCTCACTCCCGGCGACTTGGTGATTCACCTGTCGCATGGCATCGGGTTGTACCGAGGTTTGAACTCGATCGAAAAAAATGGCCAACACCAAGAACACTTGACCATCGAGTTCGACGGCGGAACCAAGATTCACGTTCCGGCCTCGCGAATTCAGTTGGTTCAGCGTTACGTCGGTGGAACCAAGAATCGCCCTAAATTGGCCAAGATCGGAGGCATTAGTTGGACGAACCAGAAGAAGGCAGCCGAAGCCGCGGTCACCGACATGGCCGACGAGTTGCTGGAACTGCAAGCCAAACGTGCCACACGGCTTGGCATCCCGATGTCACCGGACAACGAGTGGCAACGTCAGTTCGATGCCAGTTTCCCGTACCTCGAAACACCCGATCAGCTTTCAGCAATTGAAGCATTGAAGATCGACATGGAAGCGCCGCGTCCGATGGACCGGTTGATTTGCGGCGACGTTGGGTTCGGTAAAACGGAAGTCGCCATGCGAGCTGCTTTCAAAGCGGTCTCGTCGGGCTACCAAGTCGCGGTGCTGGTCCCGACGACCGTGCTGGCCGAACAACATTACCAATCCTTCCGGGAGCGGATGGCGGAATTCCCCGTCGAAATCCGCAAGCTCAGCCGATTCTGCACCCCGGCGGAACAACGTGAAACGGTGAAGGAAATCCGGCGTGGCAAAGCGGACATCGTGATTGGAACGCACCGCGTTGCCAGCAAAGACGTCGAATTCAACAACCTCGGATTGGTGGTCATCGACGAAGAACAACGGTTCGGCGTGGCGGTGAAAGAACGCCTGAAGACCCAGCACAGCAACGTCGATGTCCTGACACTTTCTGCGACGCCCATTCCGCGAACGCTGCACATGGCATTGGTCGGCGTTCGCGACATCAGCAATCTAGAAACACCGCCGGCGGAACGGATGGCGGTCGAGACCAAGGTGACGCGTTGGGACGACAAGATGTTGCGATCCGCCATCGTGCGTGAACTCAACCGCGGCGGCCAGATGTACTTTGTCCACAACCGCATCGGAGACATGGACGACTTGGCCGCTCGGATCAAAGCCATCGTCCCTGAGTTACGGATTGGCATCGGCCATGGGCAAATGGAGGAAGGGGCACTCGAACAAGTCATGGTCGACTTCATCGATCACAAGTTCGACATGTTGCTGGCCACGACCATCATTGAAAGCGGACTGGACATTCCAAACGCCAATACCATGTTCATCGACGATGGCAATCGCTACGGCTTGAGCGACCTGCACCAATTGCGTGGTCGCGTTGGCCGGTACAAGCACCAAGCGTACTGCTACCTGCTCGTATCACCGAACAAGCGACTCACGCCAGAAGCCAGCAAACGCTTGCGTGCGATCGAAGAGTATTCCCAGATGGGTGCGGGCTTTGCAATTTCGATGCGAGATTTGGAAATTCGCGGGGCAGGCAATTTGCTGGGCAGCCAACAATCCGGCCACATCGCCGCGGTGGGCTACGAAATGTATTGCCAACTGCTGGAAGACGCGGTCCGACAAGCTCAGAAGTTGCCGCCGAAGTTGTCGGCCGATGTGGACATCGATTTGCCGATCGAAGCTTACCTGCCGGAGGACTACGTGCCCAATTTGCGGCACAAGATCGATCTGTATCGCCGGATGACTCGGATCGAGAAAGCGGCTGATGTGAAGGCCATTCGCGAAGAGTTGGAAGACCGATTCGGTTCGCCGCCGCCACCCGCGATTCGCATGCTCGAGCTCTGCGAACTGCGGCTCGACGCCGCCTCATGGGGATTGGTTTCTCTGACCACCAACGATCGCTTCATCGTGCTCCAGTACTCCAATCGTTCGCGGATGAATCAACTGGCGAAAAATTCTTCGATCCCAATTCGCATCGTCGATCACGAAAAGGCTTACATTCCGATCAAGGACTACGACATGTCCGATCCAGCCGGCAAAGCGTGGCTGCAACTTGCCCGCGCTGCATTATGGATTGGTTGA
- a CDS encoding PQQ-binding-like beta-propeller repeat protein: MRLRASRLLLAVFCFSFAPTGTLTPAHSAEPDRLDSDSWNQWRGPNRDGTLAQSAPWPDRLSGNLEKTWSVPLGPSYSGPVMVDGMVFTTETVNKQFERVTAYDIATGEMRWERQWEGSMSVPFFAAANGDWIRATPACVPGYLVVLGMRDVLVCLDTETGEERWKIDFPAQTGSSLQPFGAACSPLIHNGAIYVQVGAGLTKLSLESGEVLWTVLSGGEDMMSRGAFSSPSIATLAGQEQLLVQTREELCGVSLDTGDVFWREKIEAFRGMNILTPLAIGDSVFTAAHSGKSQLFEIQRDDSTKAWMVNERWNQKTQGYMSSPVVVEDHVYLHLKNERFTCLSVADGSIQWTSPPVGKYWSMVRNGNRILSLSADGKLRLIDANPGEFTVLDTQEVADDSWAHLAVSGADDQPLILIRALKSLTSYRWKNP; the protein is encoded by the coding sequence ATGCGTCTTCGAGCTTCTCGGCTGTTGCTGGCCGTTTTTTGTTTCAGTTTTGCTCCTACTGGGACGCTGACGCCAGCTCACTCTGCCGAACCGGATCGCTTGGATTCGGATAGCTGGAATCAATGGCGCGGCCCCAATCGAGACGGCACGCTTGCTCAATCCGCGCCGTGGCCAGATCGTCTTTCCGGAAACCTTGAGAAGACCTGGTCGGTTCCTCTGGGCCCCAGTTACAGCGGCCCCGTGATGGTGGACGGGATGGTGTTCACCACCGAAACGGTGAACAAACAATTTGAACGCGTGACTGCCTACGACATTGCAACCGGCGAGATGCGTTGGGAGCGTCAGTGGGAAGGATCGATGTCGGTGCCGTTCTTTGCGGCTGCCAACGGCGATTGGATTCGGGCCACACCCGCGTGCGTGCCGGGGTACTTGGTTGTGCTGGGAATGCGTGACGTTTTGGTTTGTCTGGACACGGAAACCGGCGAGGAACGCTGGAAGATCGATTTCCCCGCTCAAACCGGATCGTCCTTGCAGCCATTTGGCGCGGCCTGCTCGCCGCTGATTCACAATGGAGCGATCTACGTTCAAGTCGGCGCGGGACTGACGAAGCTGTCGTTGGAATCCGGCGAAGTGCTGTGGACGGTTCTCTCGGGCGGCGAAGACATGATGTCCCGCGGCGCGTTCAGCAGCCCTTCGATTGCAACGCTCGCCGGCCAAGAACAACTGCTGGTTCAAACTCGCGAAGAACTGTGCGGCGTTTCTCTCGACACGGGCGATGTTTTCTGGCGAGAAAAGATCGAGGCCTTTCGCGGCATGAACATTTTGACACCGCTCGCGATTGGCGACTCGGTATTCACGGCGGCCCACAGCGGAAAGAGTCAACTGTTTGAAATCCAGCGTGATGATTCGACAAAAGCGTGGATGGTCAACGAACGTTGGAACCAAAAGACACAAGGTTACATGTCATCTCCCGTCGTGGTCGAAGATCATGTTTACCTGCACCTCAAGAACGAACGCTTCACGTGTTTGTCGGTCGCGGACGGTTCGATTCAGTGGACCTCACCGCCGGTTGGCAAGTACTGGTCGATGGTCCGCAACGGAAACCGTATCCTGTCGCTCAGTGCTGATGGCAAACTGCGGTTGATCGATGCAAACCCGGGTGAGTTCACCGTGCTGGATACCCAAGAGGTCGCCGACGACAGTTGGGCTCATTTGGCCGTTTCTGGTGCCGACGATCAGCCGCTGATTTTGATCCGCGCTTTGAAATCTCTGACCTCCTACCGATGGAAGAATCCTTGA
- a CDS encoding hydantoinase/oxoprolinase family protein — MEESLTTNPTSLAPAPSSSFVLGVDVGGANLKSVLINQQTQEATAWESFFPMWKRPESLAEQLRSDWASLLADSRTDADSTDGIAVTMTGELADCFTDRQHGVTHIAQHVQSAAKQLSRRAEIAFYSTAGKFIGMHSVPTEVDALAASNWHALASWAATHVTNDGILIDVGSTTTDIIPLQNGRVATNAKTDHQRLRDGSLVYIGCRRTPVCSLVDRLLIDGMEVPIMNEFFATIDDARLILQQQPELPEDLDSADGRPRDRASAHRRIAKMVGWDANELSSAQADSVSQQIIGSAQTQIDQSLQRWMKRLGEQANEGMTLLLSGHGQDLITRTSTCKTIDLRDRLTPEVSRSAPAFAVARLWLDTAREVR, encoded by the coding sequence ATGGAAGAATCCTTGACGACGAACCCGACTTCATTGGCACCAGCCCCGTCCTCCAGTTTTGTGCTGGGCGTCGATGTCGGCGGTGCCAACTTGAAGTCGGTTTTGATCAATCAACAAACGCAAGAAGCGACCGCTTGGGAATCGTTTTTCCCGATGTGGAAGCGTCCGGAATCGCTCGCCGAACAACTGCGTTCGGACTGGGCATCGTTGCTGGCCGATTCGCGAACCGATGCGGATTCGACTGACGGCATTGCAGTCACCATGACCGGCGAGTTAGCCGATTGCTTCACCGACCGACAGCACGGTGTGACGCACATTGCCCAACACGTTCAGTCGGCTGCGAAGCAGTTGAGTCGCCGTGCCGAGATCGCTTTCTACTCCACTGCTGGAAAATTCATCGGCATGCACTCAGTGCCCACCGAAGTCGATGCGTTGGCGGCTTCCAACTGGCACGCGTTGGCATCGTGGGCAGCAACCCACGTGACCAACGATGGGATTTTGATCGACGTGGGATCAACGACAACCGATATCATTCCGCTTCAGAATGGACGCGTTGCAACCAATGCCAAGACTGATCACCAAAGACTTCGCGATGGTTCTCTGGTCTACATTGGGTGCCGAAGAACGCCGGTGTGTTCTCTGGTCGATCGACTCCTGATCGATGGCATGGAGGTTCCGATCATGAACGAATTTTTCGCAACGATCGATGACGCTCGTTTGATTCTGCAACAGCAACCTGAGTTGCCTGAAGACCTGGACTCCGCCGACGGGAGACCTCGCGACAGAGCATCGGCTCACCGACGAATAGCAAAAATGGTTGGCTGGGACGCGAACGAGCTTTCCAGTGCGCAAGCCGATTCGGTTTCTCAGCAAATCATCGGCTCAGCCCAGACACAAATCGATCAGAGCCTGCAACGTTGGATGAAACGACTCGGTGAGCAGGCGAACGAAGGCATGACGTTGTTGCTCAGCGGGCACGGGCAGGATTTGATCACACGAACAAGCACCTGCAAAACAATCGATCTACGTGATCGTTTGACGCCTGAAGTTTCCCGATCAGCGCCCGCATTTGCCGTCGCTCGTTTGTGGCTGGACACCGCCCGAGAGGTCCGATGA
- a CDS encoding amino acid kinase family protein, giving the protein MKRRVIKLGGSLLTRPHLLDDFYHWHSRQPSADDCLIVGGGQMIDAVRQWDRLRPGDPRTVHWQCVAMLEHSMRHLAAAFHADDRLSPVETLDSEAAWLRYSASLTDSNASAPTSIKFLNPEVVYHSASIAPLPENWSTTTDSIAMWIGLLCDADEVVLLKSCTVSPNDDLRAWIANGVVDPACEVLASLERKLRVEQLPVQATS; this is encoded by the coding sequence ATGAAACGCCGTGTGATCAAGCTGGGCGGCAGTTTGCTGACTCGTCCCCATCTGCTGGATGACTTTTATCATTGGCACAGTCGCCAACCTTCCGCTGATGATTGCTTGATCGTTGGCGGCGGACAAATGATCGATGCAGTCCGCCAGTGGGATCGATTGCGTCCCGGCGATCCGCGAACCGTGCATTGGCAATGCGTCGCGATGCTGGAACATTCGATGCGACATCTCGCGGCAGCCTTTCACGCGGACGACAGGCTCTCTCCCGTTGAAACCCTTGATTCAGAAGCCGCCTGGCTGCGTTACTCTGCGTCGCTAACGGACTCAAACGCGTCAGCCCCCACATCGATCAAATTTTTGAATCCCGAAGTGGTTTACCATTCAGCGTCGATTGCCCCACTGCCCGAAAATTGGTCCACCACAACAGACTCGATTGCCATGTGGATTGGGTTGTTGTGCGATGCAGATGAAGTGGTGTTGCTAAAATCCTGCACCGTTTCACCCAACGATGATCTGCGAGCATGGATCGCGAATGGGGTCGTGGATCCAGCTTGTGAGGTCTTGGCTTCGCTGGAAAGAAAGCTGCGTGTGGAGCAGTTACCGGTTCAAGCAACGTCGTGA